From Ancylobacter pratisalsi, one genomic window encodes:
- a CDS encoding dihydrodipicolinate synthase family protein translates to MAKAMFRGLIPAFPTPLNADGTLDEDSLARIVDYQIVRGASGLVPVGGTGEANSFSLAVRRRIVEVTVAATAGRVPVLAGVLDPGLGGALESGLAYREAGADGLMVIPPYYARPDQEGTVRYFRALVPMLRLPVVFYDNPYRTGMVTLPATIAQLEREGLIVGMKASSTDLYHFAQTARLVSDRFCLLSGQDTLFVEQVMLGAMGGVLTSASLLPGYWHEVQTLAEDGHVKQALALQGRLHPLMDALFSEQFPEAVRRAFALIGLPIGRSLPPVGPLSAAAEERLAEAVRQLVEDGTLGPL, encoded by the coding sequence ATGGCCAAGGCGATGTTTCGCGGGTTGATCCCCGCCTTTCCGACCCCGCTGAACGCGGATGGCACACTCGACGAGGACAGCCTCGCGCGCATCGTCGACTACCAGATCGTGCGCGGTGCGTCCGGCCTGGTGCCGGTCGGGGGCACGGGCGAGGCGAATTCCTTCAGCCTTGCCGTACGGCGGCGCATCGTCGAGGTCACGGTCGCGGCGACGGCGGGCCGGGTGCCGGTTCTCGCCGGGGTGCTGGATCCCGGCCTCGGCGGCGCGCTGGAGAGCGGACTTGCCTATCGCGAGGCGGGTGCCGACGGGCTGATGGTGATCCCGCCCTACTACGCCCGCCCCGATCAGGAGGGCACGGTGCGGTACTTCCGGGCACTGGTCCCGATGCTGCGGCTGCCCGTCGTCTTCTACGACAATCCCTATCGCACCGGCATGGTCACGCTGCCGGCCACCATTGCCCAGCTTGAGCGGGAAGGGCTCATCGTGGGTATGAAAGCCTCCAGCACGGATCTCTATCACTTCGCCCAGACCGCACGTCTGGTCAGCGATCGCTTCTGCCTGTTGTCCGGCCAGGATACGCTGTTCGTCGAGCAGGTGATGCTGGGTGCGATGGGCGGCGTCCTCACCTCGGCGTCGCTGCTGCCGGGCTACTGGCACGAGGTCCAGACGCTGGCGGAGGACGGTCACGTCAAGCAGGCACTGGCTCTGCAGGGCCGGCTTCATCCCTTGATGGATGCGCTGTTCAGCGAGCAGTTCCCGGAGGCGGTGCGCCGCGCCTTCGCGCTCATCGGCCTGCCGATCGGCCGCTCGCTGCCGCCCGTCGGTCCCCTGTCCGCCGCCGCCGAGGAGCGGCTTGCCGAGGCTGTCCGCCAGCTTGTCGAGGACGGTACGCTCGGCCCGCTGTGA
- a CDS encoding aldehyde dehydrogenase translates to MSASIDWRARAAALPFNGQAFVGGRYIGALSGATFDSINPANGKVLTQVAACDSADVDHAVGVARAAFESGVWSRMAPRERKKRLKAFADLICAHTEELALLETLDMGKPIRDSLSVDLPLSAQCIEWYAEAIDKVYDEIAPTATTAVSLIRREPLGVVAAVVPWNFPLLMAAWKLGPILAAGNSVILKPAEQSSLTAIRLGALAAEAGIPDGVFNVLPGFGETAGRALGLHMDVDAVAFTGSTEVGKYFLQYSGQSNMKRVGLECGGKSPNIILADAPDLDAAATAAAWGIFYNQGEVCNAGSRLVVEESVREQVVEKVMAVGGAIKVGDPLDPATEMGAMVDERQAERVMEYIEKGVAEGARLRMGGKRMAAEGCFIETTLFDGVTSDMTIAREEIFGPVLATIAAKDIDDAIKIGNDTTYGLAAAVWTRDINKAFKASSALRAGVVWVNCFDHGDISSPFGGFKQSGFGRDKSLHALEKYTELKATWINLG, encoded by the coding sequence ATGTCCGCTTCCATCGACTGGCGCGCGCGCGCCGCCGCGCTTCCCTTCAACGGCCAGGCTTTTGTCGGCGGTCGCTACATCGGTGCACTGTCGGGCGCGACGTTCGACAGCATCAACCCGGCAAACGGGAAGGTCCTGACGCAGGTCGCCGCCTGTGACAGCGCCGATGTCGACCATGCGGTGGGCGTGGCGCGCGCCGCCTTCGAGAGCGGTGTCTGGTCGCGTATGGCGCCGCGCGAGCGCAAGAAGCGGCTCAAGGCCTTTGCCGATCTCATCTGCGCGCACACCGAGGAACTGGCGCTGCTCGAAACCCTCGACATGGGCAAGCCGATCCGTGACAGCCTCTCCGTCGACCTCCCGCTCTCGGCGCAGTGCATCGAGTGGTACGCCGAGGCGATCGACAAGGTCTATGACGAGATCGCCCCGACCGCCACCACCGCGGTCTCGCTGATCCGCCGCGAGCCGCTCGGCGTCGTCGCCGCCGTGGTGCCGTGGAACTTCCCGCTGCTGATGGCGGCCTGGAAGCTCGGCCCGATCCTCGCCGCCGGCAATTCGGTGATTCTGAAGCCGGCAGAACAATCGTCCCTCACCGCCATCCGGCTCGGCGCGCTGGCCGCCGAGGCCGGTATTCCCGACGGTGTCTTCAACGTCCTGCCGGGCTTCGGCGAGACCGCCGGCCGCGCGCTCGGGCTGCACATGGATGTCGACGCGGTCGCCTTCACCGGCTCGACCGAAGTCGGCAAATACTTCCTGCAGTATTCCGGCCAGTCCAACATGAAGCGGGTCGGCCTCGAATGCGGTGGCAAGAGCCCGAACATCATTCTCGCCGACGCGCCCGACCTCGACGCGGCCGCCACCGCCGCCGCCTGGGGAATTTTCTACAATCAGGGCGAGGTCTGCAACGCCGGCTCACGCCTCGTCGTCGAGGAGAGCGTCAGGGAACAGGTGGTCGAGAAGGTGATGGCGGTCGGCGGCGCCATCAAGGTCGGCGATCCGCTGGATCCGGCGACCGAAATGGGCGCCATGGTTGACGAGCGCCAGGCCGAGCGGGTGATGGAGTACATCGAGAAGGGCGTCGCCGAGGGCGCGCGCCTGCGCATGGGCGGCAAGCGCATGGCGGCCGAGGGCTGCTTCATCGAGACCACGCTGTTCGATGGTGTCACCAGCGACATGACCATCGCCCGCGAGGAAATCTTCGGGCCGGTGCTCGCCACCATCGCCGCCAAGGACATCGACGACGCCATCAAGATCGGCAACGACACCACCTACGGTCTCGCGGCCGCCGTGTGGACGCGCGACATCAACAAGGCGTTCAAGGCCTCGTCGGCGCTGCGGGCGGGCGTGGTGTGGGTGAACTGCTTCGACCATGGCGATATTTCCTCGCCCTTCGGTGGCTTCAAGCAGTCCGGTTTCGGCCGCGACAAGTCTCTGCATGCGCTGGAAAAATACACCGAGCTGAAGGCGACCTGGATCAATCTGGGCTGA
- a CDS encoding helix-turn-helix domain-containing protein: protein MKIADDTTRMSTGMNNPDEETQRLGQRIRDLRLKASMTLSELAKATGVSIGTLSQLERGLVSPTVRTLYTVANALGVMPAWLIDPSQIKSSASESRYIVRAGNRSRLLDIDGIRKDIASPAASERLRGFFMVIQPNCNSGPQPYSHKGEEIGFLLSGSLELQIDGETFSLNEGDCFAFSSDKPHHFANLGTRPASVFWVNADI, encoded by the coding sequence ATGAAGATTGCTGATGACACTACCCGCATGTCGACCGGCATGAACAATCCCGACGAAGAAACCCAGCGGCTCGGCCAGCGCATTCGCGACCTGCGGCTCAAGGCCAGCATGACCCTTTCCGAGCTTGCCAAGGCGACGGGCGTGTCCATCGGCACGCTTTCGCAGCTTGAGCGCGGCCTCGTCTCGCCGACCGTGCGCACGCTTTATACCGTCGCAAACGCGCTTGGCGTGATGCCGGCCTGGCTGATCGACCCTTCGCAGATCAAGAGCAGCGCGTCGGAAAGTCGTTATATCGTAAGGGCCGGGAACCGTTCACGGCTGCTCGACATCGACGGCATCCGCAAGGACATCGCCTCGCCCGCGGCGAGCGAGCGGCTGCGCGGCTTCTTCATGGTGATCCAGCCCAACTGCAATTCGGGACCCCAGCCCTATTCGCACAAGGGAGAGGAAATCGGCTTCCTGCTCTCCGGTTCGTTGGAGCTGCAGATCGACGGCGAGACCTTCAGCCTGAATGAGGGCGACTGCTTCGCCTTCTCCAGCGACAAGCCGCACCATTTCGCGAATCTCGGCACCCGGCCCGCGTCGGTGTTCTGGGTGAACGCGGATATTTAG
- a CDS encoding ABC transporter permease gives MANSSSASDLSSGTALLLLAPLTTVMLLILLYPLGMTVWTSVYDGQFSFNAYADLATSTLFMKVLRNTFEIAIGGTLVSLLFGYPVALHLAAQAPRRRTAYLIMVMLPFWTSILVKSFALVAVFGNQGLINQLLGLLSGGTVNLPMMFNRVGVILGMINFLLPFMILSILGSLLSLDRRLILAAETMGAGPLRIFWKITLPLSMPGVIAGVLINITLSIGMYITPALLGGRQDMMVANLVDFYTRQTLDWTAASATAVVLLLLSGVLVALLGQVRGSRGLAGAGA, from the coding sequence TTGGCTAACTCATCTTCCGCATCGGATCTCAGCTCAGGGACAGCTCTCCTCCTGCTGGCTCCGCTGACGACGGTGATGCTGCTGATCCTGCTCTATCCGCTGGGCATGACGGTGTGGACCAGCGTCTATGATGGGCAGTTCTCGTTCAACGCCTATGCCGATCTCGCCACCAGCACGCTGTTCATGAAGGTGCTGCGCAATACCTTCGAGATCGCCATCGGCGGCACGCTCGTCAGTCTCCTCTTCGGCTACCCTGTCGCGCTCCATCTGGCAGCGCAGGCGCCGCGCCGGCGCACCGCCTATCTCATCATGGTGATGCTGCCGTTCTGGACCAGCATTCTGGTGAAGAGCTTCGCGCTGGTGGCCGTGTTCGGAAATCAGGGCCTGATCAACCAGCTTCTCGGCCTGCTGAGCGGGGGCACGGTCAACCTGCCGATGATGTTCAACCGGGTCGGCGTCATCCTCGGCATGATCAACTTCCTGCTGCCGTTCATGATCCTCTCGATCCTCGGCAGCCTTCTCTCGCTCGACCGCCGGCTCATTCTCGCCGCCGAGACCATGGGCGCGGGGCCGCTGCGGATCTTCTGGAAGATCACCCTGCCGCTTTCCATGCCGGGTGTGATCGCGGGGGTGCTGATCAACATCACCCTGTCGATTGGCATGTACATCACTCCCGCGCTGCTCGGCGGGCGGCAGGACATGATGGTCGCCAACCTCGTCGACTTCTACACCCGACAGACGCTGGACTGGACCGCCGCCTCGGCGACCGCCGTCGTGCTGCTGCTGCTGTCGGGCGTGCTGGTCGCGCTGCTCGGGCAGGTGCGCGGGTCGCGCGGGCTTGCGGGAGCCGGCGCATGA
- a CDS encoding ABC transporter permease: MNELFGSSRLMRGLVSSAAWTCYLFLLLPSLIVIPISFGNPGQIEFPPRQFTLQLYRQFFTDPAWWGSTVQSLFVASITTLVALALAVPAAYALARSRLPGRAGLQGLFMMPMLVPVIVLGLGLYLQFSNWGLLDTTAGIVLAHIMLTTPYIMVSVMSGLHHSDVALETVASIMGASRITIFFKVVLPQLKASIAVGALFAFLMSLDEVVVAYFLTGTNSMTLPVKMYSSIRWELTPVLAAVSTLLTVLSLLIALGIIAMQSKTEASA, from the coding sequence ATGAACGAGCTGTTCGGCTCCAGCCGCCTCATGCGCGGCCTTGTCTCCTCCGCCGCGTGGACCTGCTACCTGTTCCTGCTGCTCCCGAGCCTGATCGTGATTCCGATCTCCTTCGGCAATCCCGGACAGATCGAGTTTCCACCGCGCCAGTTCACGCTCCAGCTCTACCGCCAGTTCTTCACCGACCCGGCGTGGTGGGGCTCCACCGTGCAGAGCCTCTTCGTCGCGAGCATCACAACGCTCGTCGCGCTCGCCCTCGCTGTGCCCGCCGCCTATGCGCTGGCGCGGTCCCGGCTGCCCGGGCGCGCCGGGCTGCAGGGCCTGTTCATGATGCCGATGCTGGTGCCCGTCATCGTGCTCGGGCTCGGCCTCTATCTGCAGTTCTCGAACTGGGGCCTTCTGGACACCACTGCCGGCATCGTTCTGGCGCACATCATGCTGACCACGCCCTACATCATGGTCTCGGTGATGTCCGGCCTGCACCATTCCGACGTGGCGCTGGAGACGGTCGCCTCCATCATGGGCGCCTCGCGCATCACGATCTTCTTCAAGGTGGTGCTGCCCCAGCTCAAGGCGTCGATCGCGGTGGGCGCGCTGTTCGCGTTCCTGATGTCGCTCGACGAAGTGGTGGTGGCCTACTTCCTCACCGGCACCAACAGCATGACGCTGCCGGTCAAGATGTACTCATCGATCCGCTGGGAACTGACGCCGGTGCTCGCGGCGGTTTCCACGCTGCTTACCGTGCTCTCGCTGCTGATCGCCCTCGGGATCATCGCGATGCAGAGCAAGACCGAGGCCTCCGCATGA
- a CDS encoding ABC transporter ATP-binding protein, translated as MTPSPVSAMVELHGLAKSYGDVHALQQTDLSIAKGEFVTLLGPSGSGKSTLLNLIAGMVKPSAGRIVINGRDATTLPTNQRGLGMVFQNYALMPHMSVFENIAFPLQVRRLPKAEIRLKVQQALDLIQLGHVADRRPRELSGGQQQRISLARCIVYNPALILMDEPLGALDKKLREQMQLEIKRLHAELGITMLYVTHDQDEALTMSDRIVLMNGGRIEQQGTPDSLYFKPETMFSAEFIGSSNLISGTVETGADGTYALKTSLGTFPVPAPEMAMKAGDRAVLLIRPENMALDASSTATGIPGHLEDSILLGGVVRHFLRCADGTHLIVQELNQPGRVGARRGDRIHATWLPAHARLLPPEPAR; from the coding sequence ATGACCCCATCCCCTGTCTCCGCCATGGTCGAGCTTCATGGCCTTGCCAAGAGCTATGGCGACGTCCACGCGCTGCAGCAAACCGACCTGTCCATCGCCAAGGGCGAATTCGTGACCCTGCTGGGCCCATCGGGGTCGGGAAAGTCGACCCTGCTCAATCTCATCGCCGGCATGGTCAAGCCCAGTGCCGGGCGCATCGTCATCAATGGCCGCGACGCCACCACGCTGCCGACCAACCAGCGCGGCCTGGGCATGGTGTTCCAGAACTACGCGCTCATGCCGCATATGAGCGTGTTCGAGAACATTGCCTTCCCGCTTCAGGTGCGCCGCCTGCCCAAGGCGGAGATCAGGCTCAAGGTCCAGCAGGCGTTGGATCTCATCCAGCTTGGCCACGTCGCCGACCGGCGTCCGCGCGAACTCTCCGGCGGCCAGCAGCAGCGCATCTCGCTGGCCCGCTGCATCGTCTACAACCCCGCGCTCATCCTCATGGACGAGCCGCTCGGCGCGCTGGACAAGAAGCTGCGCGAACAGATGCAGCTGGAGATCAAGCGCCTGCACGCCGAGCTCGGCATCACCATGCTCTACGTGACGCATGATCAGGACGAGGCTCTGACCATGTCCGATCGCATCGTGTTGATGAATGGCGGACGCATCGAGCAGCAGGGAACGCCGGATTCGCTCTACTTCAAGCCGGAGACGATGTTCTCCGCCGAGTTCATCGGCTCGTCGAACCTCATTTCCGGCACGGTCGAGACCGGGGCGGATGGCACCTATGCGCTGAAGACCTCGCTCGGCACCTTTCCCGTGCCGGCACCCGAAATGGCCATGAAAGCCGGCGATCGCGCGGTGTTGCTGATCCGCCCCGAGAACATGGCGCTTGATGCCTCCAGCACCGCAACAGGCATTCCCGGACACCTTGAGGATTCCATCCTGCTCGGTGGCGTGGTGCGACACTTCCTGCGCTGCGCCGACGGCACCCACCTCATCGTCCAGGAACTGAACCAGCCCGGACGCGTCGGCGCGCGCCGCGGGGACCGGATTCACGCCACGTGGCTGCCCGCCCATGCCCGCCTGCTTCCACCGGAACCGGCCCGCTGA
- a CDS encoding polyamine ABC transporter substrate-binding protein, whose amino-acid sequence MSKTLLTTSRRGLLRGGAGLLGLMAAPAVFTGRAAAADTTLTVTSWGGDYNKSVRAVFADPFTAATGIEVVLVDNGDMAKVKAQVQGNNVQWDVIDAPAAFATSGARDKLWEELDMSIIKPGPLVSPPETDYMPMYLYSGGILWDEKRTPEGKHPTDFAGFYNFEKYPGRRVMRSLASETLEVALVADGVAPKDLYPLDVDRAFRALDRMKPHVSRWAATTPDQVNAVVQNEGDFSYSYFNRVKSAQKAGAPLAFSFEQTVNSLDYFAVPKGTKNKEAAMRFIDFCLKPDRQVAWAVRGYYLPNSVAAMDEVKNSPAKEFLPDLTNGKNVIVNSKWWGENYTAVQKRYAEWMLT is encoded by the coding sequence ATGTCCAAGACACTGCTCACCACGTCCCGGCGCGGCCTTCTGCGCGGGGGTGCCGGCCTGCTCGGCCTCATGGCCGCGCCCGCCGTGTTCACCGGCCGCGCCGCGGCCGCCGACACCACGCTCACCGTCACCTCCTGGGGCGGCGACTACAACAAATCCGTCCGCGCGGTCTTTGCCGACCCCTTCACCGCCGCAACCGGCATTGAGGTCGTCCTCGTCGACAATGGCGACATGGCCAAGGTGAAAGCGCAGGTCCAGGGCAACAACGTCCAGTGGGACGTGATCGACGCCCCCGCCGCCTTCGCCACCTCCGGCGCACGCGACAAGCTCTGGGAAGAGCTGGACATGTCAATCATCAAGCCCGGCCCGCTGGTCTCCCCGCCCGAGACCGACTACATGCCGATGTACCTCTACAGCGGCGGCATCCTCTGGGACGAAAAGCGCACGCCCGAGGGCAAGCACCCGACCGACTTTGCCGGGTTCTACAATTTCGAGAAGTACCCTGGCCGGCGCGTCATGCGCTCGCTTGCCTCCGAGACGCTGGAAGTCGCGCTGGTCGCCGACGGCGTGGCGCCGAAGGATCTGTATCCGCTTGACGTCGACCGGGCGTTCCGCGCGCTGGACCGTATGAAGCCGCACGTATCCCGGTGGGCGGCGACCACGCCCGACCAGGTGAACGCGGTCGTCCAGAATGAAGGCGATTTCTCCTACAGCTACTTCAATCGGGTGAAATCGGCGCAGAAGGCCGGCGCGCCGCTCGCCTTCTCCTTCGAGCAGACCGTGAATTCGCTGGACTATTTCGCGGTCCCCAAGGGCACGAAGAACAAGGAAGCGGCGATGCGCTTCATCGACTTCTGCCTGAAGCCCGACCGGCAGGTGGCCTGGGCCGTGCGCGGCTACTATCTGCCCAACAGCGTCGCGGCGATGGACGAGGTGAAGAATTCGCCGGCCAAGGAATTCCTGCCCGACCTGACCAACGGCAAGAACGTCATCGTCAATTCCAAGTGGTGGGGCGAGAACTACACGGCGGTGCAGAAGCGCTACGCCGAATGGATGCTCACCTGA
- a CDS encoding FAD-binding oxidoreductase, giving the protein MSHTAFLAELTSILGERYVLTEAVDTELFLTDHRGRYHGKALAVTRPASTEEVSRVVKACARAGIAVVPQGGNTGLCGGATPLEPRPAIVIRLDRMNAIRAVSPAEETMVVEAGCILADIQAAAAKEGLLFPLSLGAEGSCQIGGNIATNAGGISVLRYGNTRQLVLGLETVLADGTVLDSLRRLRKDNAGYDLKQLFIGAEGTLGIVTGAALKLFPGIRSRSIAMMQLSSVEDALAMFARARKVFGESISSFEIIGSSYMDFVLRYVPGTVMPFGQKAPWYLLLEVGDSQPDTPFTDAMEGLLAEAFEAGLISDAIIASSLAQEEAIWKLRHGVTGEFKLAGKTMSHDTSVPVAEQPAFVTRVENGVLAAFPDANVMMVGHIGDGNIHVVVLFPHERFATSEAFEEASDAIDVIIDNVAMELGGSITAEHGVGTTYRKRLARTKNPAELALMRQIKAVLDPTDMMNPGKLFLPEATT; this is encoded by the coding sequence ATGTCCCACACCGCCTTCCTCGCCGAGCTGACGTCCATTCTCGGGGAACGCTACGTCCTGACCGAGGCCGTCGACACCGAACTGTTCCTCACCGATCATCGCGGCCGCTACCACGGCAAGGCGCTGGCAGTGACGCGGCCGGCCTCGACCGAGGAGGTCTCCCGCGTGGTCAAGGCCTGCGCCCGGGCGGGTATCGCGGTGGTGCCGCAGGGGGGCAATACCGGCCTGTGCGGCGGTGCCACCCCGCTTGAGCCCCGGCCCGCCATCGTCATCCGCCTCGACCGCATGAACGCCATCCGCGCCGTCTCGCCCGCCGAGGAGACGATGGTGGTGGAGGCCGGCTGCATCCTTGCCGATATCCAGGCGGCAGCGGCGAAGGAGGGTCTGCTCTTTCCCCTCAGCCTCGGCGCCGAGGGCAGCTGCCAGATCGGCGGCAACATCGCCACCAATGCCGGCGGCATCTCCGTGCTTCGCTATGGCAATACCCGCCAGCTGGTGCTCGGGCTGGAGACGGTGCTGGCCGACGGCACGGTGCTCGACAGCCTGCGGCGCCTGCGCAAGGACAATGCCGGCTACGACCTCAAGCAGCTCTTCATCGGCGCCGAGGGCACGCTCGGCATCGTCACGGGCGCGGCGCTGAAGCTGTTCCCCGGCATACGCTCACGCTCCATCGCCATGATGCAGCTGTCCAGCGTCGAGGACGCGCTCGCCATGTTCGCCCGCGCGCGCAAGGTGTTCGGGGAGAGCATTTCGAGCTTCGAGATCATCGGCTCCTCCTACATGGACTTCGTGCTGCGCTACGTGCCCGGCACGGTGATGCCCTTCGGGCAGAAGGCGCCGTGGTACCTGCTGCTGGAGGTCGGCGATTCCCAGCCCGACACGCCGTTTACCGACGCCATGGAAGGCTTGCTGGCCGAGGCGTTCGAAGCCGGGCTGATCTCGGATGCCATCATCGCCTCCAGCCTCGCGCAGGAAGAAGCCATCTGGAAGCTGCGCCACGGCGTGACCGGCGAATTCAAGCTCGCCGGCAAGACCATGTCGCACGACACCTCCGTGCCGGTCGCCGAGCAGCCGGCCTTCGTGACCCGGGTCGAGAACGGTGTGTTGGCGGCCTTTCCCGATGCCAATGTGATGATGGTCGGCCATATCGGCGACGGAAATATCCACGTCGTGGTGCTGTTCCCCCACGAACGCTTTGCCACCTCCGAGGCCTTTGAGGAAGCGTCCGACGCCATCGACGTCATCATTGACAATGTCGCGATGGAGCTTGGCGGCTCCATCACCGCCGAACACGGGGTGGGCACCACCTATCGCAAGCGCCTCGCCCGCACCAAGAACCCGGCCGAGCTCGCGCTGATGCGGCAGATCAAGGCGGTGCTGGACCCGACCGACATGATGAATCCGGGCAAGCTGTTCCTGCCCGAAGCGACAACCTGA
- a CDS encoding NAD(P)/FAD-dependent oxidoreductase, with amino-acid sequence MTPSRPLPPNVYSLDAPPAPVTPPLDGTQRASVAIIGGGIVGLTTALHLAEAGTDVVVLEANEVGWGASGNNGGQLNPGLKFDPDTIEATWGPDLGRRMVAFGWDTPNRTFALIERLGIACDAHRGGTVRAARSAKARGAVEATARQCMVRGLPVTYLDREASRAATSTDAYFGAMRDASGGNLNPLAYSRGLARAALAAGARIHGGTRALKLARSASGWSIQTATGTLLAEKILIATNGFTDDLWQGLRQTLVPVYSAIAATEPLGEDIRASIMTARPSVYESGRITVYYRVDAQGRLLMGGRGPMRPISSPDPIAYLTDYAARLWPQLKGVRWTHGWNSQLAITKDHWPHIHEPAPDALIYLGCNGRGVALGTAIAEQLAGRLLQGGAFQLDLPVVPPKPIAFHALWPLGVQAEILRGRILDRLGL; translated from the coding sequence ATGACCCCTTCCAGGCCGCTGCCTCCGAACGTCTACAGCCTCGATGCCCCACCCGCGCCGGTAACACCGCCGCTGGATGGTACTCAACGCGCCTCGGTGGCGATCATCGGTGGCGGCATCGTCGGCCTCACCACGGCACTGCATCTGGCCGAGGCCGGAACCGATGTGGTGGTGCTGGAGGCCAACGAGGTCGGCTGGGGCGCCTCCGGCAATAATGGCGGGCAGCTCAATCCCGGCCTCAAATTCGATCCCGACACCATCGAGGCCACCTGGGGTCCCGATCTCGGCCGACGCATGGTCGCGTTCGGCTGGGATACTCCCAACCGCACCTTCGCACTGATCGAGCGGCTCGGCATTGCCTGCGATGCCCATCGCGGCGGCACGGTGCGCGCCGCCCGCAGCGCCAAGGCCCGGGGCGCCGTGGAGGCCACCGCCCGCCAGTGCATGGTGCGCGGCCTGCCGGTCACCTATCTCGACCGGGAGGCGAGCCGCGCCGCCACCAGCACCGACGCCTATTTCGGCGCGATGCGCGACGCCAGCGGCGGCAATCTCAATCCGCTGGCCTATTCGCGCGGCCTCGCCCGTGCCGCGCTCGCCGCCGGCGCACGCATCCATGGCGGCACCCGTGCCTTGAAACTGGCGCGCAGCGCGAGCGGCTGGTCGATCCAGACCGCTACCGGCACGCTGCTCGCGGAAAAGATCCTGATCGCCACCAACGGCTTCACGGACGATCTGTGGCAGGGACTGCGGCAGACCCTCGTGCCCGTCTACAGCGCCATCGCCGCGACCGAGCCGCTGGGTGAGGACATCCGCGCCAGCATCATGACGGCGCGCCCGTCTGTCTATGAGAGCGGACGCATCACCGTCTATTACCGCGTCGACGCGCAGGGGCGGCTGCTGATGGGCGGACGCGGGCCAATGCGCCCGATCTCCTCACCGGATCCCATTGCCTATCTCACCGACTATGCGGCCCGGCTCTGGCCGCAGCTGAAGGGCGTGCGCTGGACCCATGGCTGGAACAGCCAGCTCGCCATCACGAAGGATCATTGGCCCCATATCCACGAGCCCGCGCCCGATGCGCTGATCTATCTTGGCTGCAACGGCCGCGGCGTGGCGCTCGGCACGGCCATCGCCGAACAACTCGCGGGACGGTTGCTGCAGGGCGGAGCGTTCCAGCTCGACCTGCCGGTCGTCCCGCCCAAGCCCATCGCCTTCCACGCCCTCTGGCCGCTCGGGGTGCAAGCGGAGATCCTGCGCGGGCGCATCCTCGACCGGCTCGGTCTCTGA